One region of Wyeomyia smithii strain HCP4-BCI-WySm-NY-G18 chromosome 3, ASM2978416v1, whole genome shotgun sequence genomic DNA includes:
- the LOC129732017 gene encoding solute carrier family 35 member B1 homolog translates to MSDKKRFLIAAVGIFVCYFYFAIIQEKITRGRYGDELQEDGTHGEQFTFTLALVGVQCICNWLFAKAILTINPQAQDSTPKVYHASSALTYLLAMISSNMALRWIAYPMQVVAKSAKPIPVMLLGVILGRKSYTLQKYLFVVLIVIGVCLFMFKEGKVSDKPLELEGLGQLLLIMSLTMDGLTGAVQERMRQHSSPSAQHMMLAMNGWSSLFVTVSLLITGEGQLFIEFATKYPQMLIHLATLSLAGALGQLFIFMMVSSYGALACSVVTTTRKFFTVLCSVLLFGNSLTNRQWFGAGLVFTGLFADMFYGKKNAAGNGKSTHKLKNKGVTEELLK, encoded by the exons ATGTCAGATAAAAAGAGATTCCTCATAGCTGCAGTGGGCATTTTTGTAtgctatttttattttgctaTCATTCAAGAGAAGATAACTCGCGGTAGGTACGGTGATGAGCTCCAAGAAGATGGCACGCATGGTGAGCAATTCACTTTCACACTTGCGCTGGTCGGTGTGCAGTGCATATGCAATTGGTTGTTTGCCAAAG CCATACTTACCATAAATCCGCAGGCACAAGACTCGACACCAAAAGTGTACCACGCGTCTAGTGCATTGACCTATCTGTTGGCGATGATCAGCTCGAACATGGCTTTGCGATGGATAGCTTATCCGATGCAAGTTGTGGCTAAATCAGCAAAGCCTATTCCGGTTATGCTGCTTGGCGTTATACTAGGTCGAAAATCGTACACGTTGCAAAAATACTTGTTCGTAGTGCTAATTGTTATAGGAGTGTGCTTATTTATGTTTAAAGAAGGAAAAGTAAGCGATAAACCACTGGAACTGGAAGGTTTGGGTCAGTTGTTATTGATTATGAGCTTAACAATGGATGGATTGACGGGAGCTGTGCAA GAACGAATGCGACAACACAGCTCGCCTTCCGCTCAGCATATGATGCTAGCTATGAATGGCTGGAGTTCACTATTTGTAACTGTTTCGCTACTGATAACTGGGGAAGGACAACTATTCATTGAGTTTGCAACCAAGTATCCTCAAATGCTAATTCATCTTGCGACGTTATCCCTGGCAGGAGCTCTTGGCCAACTATTCATTTTTATGATGGTATCATCGTACGGTGCTCTGGCATGTTCTGTCGTCACTACTACGCGGAAATTCTTTACCGTTCTTTGTTCAGTTCTCTTGTTTGGAAACAGCTTAACAAATCGACAATGGTTTGGAGCGGGGCTTGTGTTTACCGGACTGTTCGCAGATATGTTTTACGGTAAAAAGAATGCTGCGGGAAACGGAAAATCGACGCACAAACTTAAAAATAAAGGAGTTACTGAAGAGCTTcttaaataa